The Roseimicrobium gellanilyticum genome includes a region encoding these proteins:
- the metH gene encoding methionine synthase: protein MPAQPDATEELRKELSRRIMVIDGAMGTTIRGYGLTEADTRGERFKDAPKDLKNNGDILSLTRPDVIGDIHKRFLVAGADMIETNTFSGSSIAQSEFFKEDPRETGKGRKDAAFYQEVLDDKFLEELAWDINFQSARLCREWADKIGSDTGRKRYVAGAIGPLTVSLSVSPDADDAGFRVVTFDQVVEDYRRQVRALIAGGCDTLLVETIFDALNAKAALVAIEQVFDEDKLRLPIQVSAAVGLGGETMISAQKVEALWNSVRQHKLLSIGLNCSLGPDKMRPFLEELSTRADTFVSCYPNAGMPNPLTPTGFDLEPQHMGEYLTDFAGGKLVNIAGGCCGNTPDHIAAIAKAVERFEPRPIPEIEPLMRLSGSDAFTLAKEANYLMIGERTNVAGSPKFAKLIKENKLEDAVAIARQQVENGANVIDVCMDEGLIEGVTMMTRFLQLLAAEPEIAKVPIMVDSSKWEVIEAGLKCLQGKGIVNSISLKEGEEIFKDHARVINQYGAATVVMAFDEQGQAATYEDKIRICERAYRILVDEVGFNPQDIIFDPNILTVATGMEEHNNYALDFINATRWIKQNLPGAKVSGGVSNISFSFRGNNKVREAMHSAFLYHAIKAGMDMGIVNAGMLEVYEDVPEEMLVKVEDVLLNRRPDATEILVDYAEQFKGQKGDKKQEVDLAWRDAPVAKRLEHALLRGITDFIDQDTEEARAELGVPLKVIEGPLMDGMSVVGDLFGAGKMFLPQVVKSARVMKKAVAYLQPFMEAEKVAQAEARAAAHRKALETNADAVAEMAAEESSPTIVLATVKGDVHDIGKNIVGVVMACNGFRVIDLGVMVACEKILERAVEEKADIIGLSGLITPSLDEMVHVASEMKRNGFKLPLLIGGATTSAAHTAIKIAPKYDHPIVHVLDASRSVPVMTSLLSEDQRAGFVQKNEERHNDLRQKYAAKDEASKLLPIAEARAKGSQFDWATQEIAVPSFTGVKVYDPLPIEEVVPFIDWSPFFHTWELRGRWHPDEQRFKSALPEFQEQVEPEAAKLYNDAYALLQRVIAEKRYTIRACYAFWPANRVGDDVEVYTDESRSEVRTVFHTLRQQNPKKDKPNYALADFVAPKESGRADYIGGFCVGIHGGDEFADTFKNAHDDYNSIMAKAIADRLAEATAEYLHKQARVAWGYEKTEELSNEELIRERYRGIRPAPGYPAQPDHTEKPILFALMDATAHTGVTLTESNAMHPGAAVSGLYFGHPEARYFAVGKINKDQIEDYAKRKGETVEHMEKWLGPWLAY from the coding sequence ATGCCCGCCCAACCCGATGCCACTGAAGAACTCCGTAAAGAGCTCAGCCGCCGCATTATGGTCATCGATGGAGCCATGGGCACCACCATCCGCGGCTATGGTCTGACCGAGGCGGACACCCGCGGTGAACGTTTCAAGGATGCCCCCAAAGACCTGAAGAACAACGGGGACATCCTTTCCCTGACCCGGCCGGATGTCATCGGAGACATCCACAAGCGCTTCCTCGTGGCGGGGGCGGACATGATCGAGACGAACACGTTCTCCGGCTCCAGCATCGCCCAGAGCGAGTTCTTCAAGGAGGATCCCCGTGAGACTGGCAAGGGTCGCAAGGACGCCGCCTTCTATCAGGAAGTCCTTGATGATAAGTTCCTTGAGGAGCTTGCTTGGGACATCAATTTCCAGTCCGCGCGCCTCTGTCGCGAATGGGCGGACAAGATTGGCTCGGACACGGGCCGCAAGCGCTACGTGGCCGGCGCCATCGGGCCGCTCACGGTCTCGCTCTCAGTGTCTCCCGATGCGGATGACGCCGGATTTCGCGTCGTGACCTTCGATCAGGTGGTGGAGGACTACCGACGCCAGGTCCGCGCCCTCATTGCTGGCGGCTGCGACACTCTGCTGGTGGAGACCATCTTCGATGCCCTGAATGCCAAGGCGGCACTGGTCGCCATCGAGCAGGTCTTTGACGAGGACAAGCTTCGCCTTCCCATCCAGGTTTCCGCAGCGGTGGGTCTCGGTGGCGAGACCATGATCTCGGCGCAGAAGGTCGAGGCTCTGTGGAATTCAGTGCGGCAGCACAAGCTCCTGTCGATCGGGCTGAACTGTTCCCTCGGTCCGGACAAGATGCGCCCCTTCTTGGAGGAGCTATCCACCCGTGCGGACACCTTCGTCTCCTGCTACCCGAACGCGGGCATGCCCAACCCGCTCACGCCCACCGGCTTCGACCTTGAGCCGCAGCACATGGGTGAGTACCTCACGGATTTTGCCGGTGGGAAGCTGGTGAACATCGCGGGTGGTTGCTGCGGCAACACGCCGGACCACATTGCGGCCATCGCCAAGGCGGTGGAGCGTTTTGAGCCCCGCCCCATTCCGGAAATCGAGCCCCTCATGCGCCTGAGTGGCAGTGATGCCTTCACGCTGGCGAAAGAGGCGAACTACCTCATGATCGGCGAGCGCACGAACGTGGCGGGCTCGCCCAAGTTCGCCAAGCTCATCAAAGAGAACAAGTTGGAGGACGCGGTCGCCATCGCCCGCCAGCAGGTGGAGAATGGTGCCAATGTCATCGACGTCTGCATGGACGAAGGCCTCATCGAGGGCGTGACCATGATGACGCGGTTCCTGCAACTGCTGGCCGCCGAACCTGAAATCGCGAAGGTACCGATCATGGTGGACTCCTCGAAGTGGGAGGTCATCGAGGCCGGTCTGAAGTGCCTCCAGGGCAAGGGCATCGTGAACTCCATCTCGCTGAAGGAAGGCGAGGAGATCTTCAAGGATCATGCCCGCGTCATCAACCAGTACGGCGCCGCGACGGTGGTGATGGCCTTCGATGAGCAGGGCCAGGCCGCGACCTACGAGGACAAGATCCGCATCTGCGAGCGTGCCTACCGCATTCTCGTGGACGAAGTGGGCTTCAACCCGCAGGACATCATCTTTGACCCGAACATCCTCACCGTGGCCACGGGGATGGAGGAGCACAACAACTACGCGCTCGACTTCATCAACGCCACGCGGTGGATCAAGCAGAACCTGCCCGGCGCGAAAGTGAGCGGCGGCGTGAGCAACATCAGCTTCAGCTTCCGCGGCAACAACAAGGTGCGCGAGGCAATGCACAGCGCCTTCCTCTATCACGCGATCAAGGCGGGCATGGACATGGGCATTGTGAATGCCGGCATGCTCGAGGTGTACGAAGACGTCCCCGAGGAAATGTTGGTCAAGGTGGAGGACGTGCTTCTCAACCGCCGCCCGGATGCGACGGAGATCCTGGTCGACTACGCCGAGCAGTTCAAGGGACAGAAGGGTGACAAGAAGCAGGAAGTCGATCTCGCCTGGCGCGACGCTCCGGTGGCGAAGCGGCTGGAGCATGCCCTGCTTCGTGGCATCACGGACTTCATCGATCAGGACACGGAAGAAGCGCGCGCTGAGCTCGGCGTGCCGCTGAAGGTCATCGAAGGTCCTCTCATGGATGGCATGAGCGTGGTGGGTGACCTTTTCGGTGCAGGAAAGATGTTCCTGCCACAGGTGGTGAAGAGCGCCCGCGTGATGAAGAAGGCCGTGGCTTATCTGCAACCGTTCATGGAGGCAGAAAAGGTGGCGCAGGCCGAAGCTCGCGCTGCCGCCCACCGCAAGGCCCTGGAGACCAATGCCGATGCCGTGGCGGAAATGGCCGCTGAAGAATCCTCACCTACCATCGTGCTCGCCACGGTGAAAGGCGACGTGCACGACATCGGAAAAAACATCGTGGGCGTGGTCATGGCCTGCAATGGCTTCCGCGTGATCGACCTCGGTGTGATGGTGGCTTGTGAGAAGATTCTTGAGCGTGCTGTCGAAGAGAAGGCGGACATCATCGGCCTGAGCGGCCTCATCACGCCTTCGCTCGATGAGATGGTGCACGTCGCCAGCGAGATGAAGCGTAACGGCTTCAAGCTCCCGCTGCTTATCGGCGGTGCGACCACCAGCGCTGCGCACACCGCGATCAAGATCGCCCCGAAGTACGATCATCCCATCGTGCATGTGCTGGATGCTTCCCGCTCCGTGCCCGTGATGACATCACTGCTCAGCGAAGATCAACGGGCGGGCTTCGTGCAGAAGAACGAAGAGCGCCATAACGACCTGCGCCAGAAGTACGCTGCCAAGGATGAGGCCAGCAAGCTGCTGCCGATTGCCGAGGCCCGCGCGAAGGGATCACAATTTGACTGGGCCACGCAGGAGATCGCCGTGCCGTCCTTCACGGGCGTGAAGGTGTATGACCCGCTGCCCATCGAGGAGGTGGTGCCCTTCATTGATTGGTCGCCGTTCTTCCACACGTGGGAGCTGCGGGGTCGCTGGCATCCGGATGAGCAGCGCTTCAAAAGCGCGCTGCCAGAGTTCCAGGAACAGGTCGAGCCCGAGGCGGCAAAGCTCTACAACGATGCGTACGCGTTGCTGCAACGTGTCATCGCGGAGAAGCGCTACACCATCCGCGCATGCTACGCGTTCTGGCCTGCCAATCGTGTGGGCGACGACGTGGAAGTGTACACAGACGAATCACGCTCCGAGGTGCGCACCGTGTTTCACACGTTGCGCCAGCAAAATCCCAAGAAGGACAAACCGAACTACGCCCTGGCGGACTTCGTCGCGCCGAAGGAGAGCGGTCGCGCGGACTACATCGGCGGCTTCTGCGTGGGCATCCACGGAGGAGACGAGTTTGCCGACACCTTCAAGAACGCGCACGACGACTACAACAGCATCATGGCCAAGGCCATTGCGGACCGTCTTGCCGAAGCCACCGCAGAATACTTGCATAAGCAGGCTCGTGTCGCGTGGGGCTATGAGAAGACAGAAGAGCTCAGCAACGAGGAACTCATCCGCGAGCGCTATCGCGGCATCCGTCCCGCACCGGGTTATCCCGCGCAGCCGGACCATACCGAGAAGCCCATCTTGTTTGCTCTCATGGACGCCACTGCCCATACGGGCGTGACGCTCACCGAAAGCAACGCCATGCATCCCGGCGCTGCCGTGAGTGGCCTGTACTTCGGCCACCCCGAGGCGCGCTACTTCGCCGTCGGCAAGATCAACAAGGATCAGATCGAAGACTACGCCAAACGCAAGGGCGAGACGGTGGAGCACATGGAGAAGTGGCTCGGGCCGTGGCTGGCGTATTGA
- the atpB gene encoding F0F1 ATP synthase subunit A, with protein sequence MLAEVGAAASPVFPGLSFLSFITSSTLVALIVLGVLLWLSKKATTGMQLVPHKAQNFFEFLVEGLYGRVEAIVGAKLAPKAFPLLATLFLFILVSNWFGLVPGVGTIGWGKGTGPLTIGTGAHDMVNPVLRPPTGDLNMTIGLALTAFIVWLFITLKEIGVWGFVVHTFGPKGGLKGFMGFVVGLVFLFVGAIELVSIAMRPLTLSVRLYGNIYAGESVLHAMSSMMDNSGPVLSFLGSVLLPIPFYFMELLVGLLQAMVFTLLCAVYIQLSTTHDDHGHEEGHGSHH encoded by the coding sequence ATGCTGGCTGAAGTAGGCGCGGCTGCGAGCCCGGTTTTTCCGGGCCTCAGCTTCCTGAGTTTCATCACCAGTTCCACCTTGGTGGCGCTCATCGTACTCGGAGTGCTGCTCTGGCTGTCCAAGAAAGCAACCACCGGCATGCAGTTGGTGCCGCACAAGGCGCAAAACTTTTTTGAGTTTCTGGTGGAAGGTCTCTATGGCCGCGTAGAAGCCATCGTGGGTGCCAAGCTTGCGCCGAAAGCGTTCCCTCTGCTGGCAACGCTGTTCCTCTTCATCCTTGTTTCAAACTGGTTCGGCCTTGTTCCTGGAGTCGGCACCATTGGCTGGGGCAAAGGCACGGGCCCACTTACCATCGGCACTGGCGCCCATGACATGGTGAACCCCGTTCTGCGTCCTCCGACAGGCGACCTGAACATGACCATCGGCCTCGCGCTGACCGCGTTTATCGTCTGGCTCTTCATCACGCTCAAAGAAATCGGCGTGTGGGGCTTCGTGGTTCACACTTTCGGACCCAAAGGTGGTCTGAAAGGCTTCATGGGGTTCGTGGTTGGTCTCGTGTTCCTCTTCGTCGGCGCCATCGAGTTGGTGTCCATCGCGATGCGCCCGCTGACCCTCTCCGTGCGTCTCTACGGGAACATCTATGCCGGTGAAAGCGTGCTTCACGCCATGAGCAGCATGATGGACAACTCCGGCCCGGTCTTGAGCTTCCTGGGCAGCGTGCTTCTCCCGATTCCCTTCTACTTCATGGAACTGCTGGTGGGCCTGCTGCAGGCCATGGTGTTCACCCTCCTCTGCGCGGTGTACATCCAGCTCTCCACTACTCACGACGACCACGGTCATGAGGAAGGACACGGCAGCCATCATTAA